ACTCTTTCATGCAGGATGCCAGGGAACTAGCTAGGAAAGGTACGGATTTCATAACAGCGGTTATTACTGCTACAAGCTTACCGAATACGGCGGTAGTCAGACGTGAGATAAGGCAGAATTTCTTTGAATGTGGGCGATTGGTAGCATCCTTTGATCTTGTTAAAAATTATGATTATGCACTTCGATTCCATGCAGGAATTAAACCATTATTGGATGCAGCGCAAGGTACATTCTATAACAGAGATCTATTTGAATTTCTTGGTGATATGTTAAATATTTATGGTGAAAGTGGATTGGTGGCCTTAGTAGAATCCGCTGATGAAGTTAATATAAGGGATTGTATTCGCTTATATGATCAGCTGAATGATGAAAGTAGGCAAGCGATACAGACGGAACGAGTAAGGCCTCGAGATTTACACGATTGGATGGCGAAATGTCATCGCAGACAGATTCACACAAATGTTGCTCTTGATGTACCCAATCATATCATTAATCGTTTATCAATGCAGAAGGATAAGTTGAAATTCTTTCTTCCTAAAGAGTCAATAGAACTATTAGAAGCGGGGGCAGAACTTCATAACTGTGTAGCTAGTTACGGTACCGCTATGAAGAATCATAAGAAGTGGATTGTATTAGTCGCTGATGATAAAGGCAAGTTGGCGGCATGTTTGGAAGTTGAGGGTAATGCCTTAGTACAGGCTAAATTGATTAATAATCAACGCGTATCGCGAGATGAAAAGTTAAATTCTGAAGTGGTCGCCTGGGCAAATAATGCAAATATCGAAATAAATACATCTGATGTGCATGTAACTACAGAGGACATAGCTATTGCTGCAGTTGGTTAAAGAGGAGGAGGGGATTGGCAATATGAATAAGCAAACGGGATCCACTGAAGAAGCAAAGCATTATATAGCTGGTACGCTACAACAAATTGAAATCCAACAAGAAAACCTAAGTCCCGAACAGTTTATTGGTTTTCTCCGAGGTAATGCGCTAAAATATTTAATCCGTATGGGGAGAAAAAATAGCACCCGAGAGGATGCAGGTAAAGCGAAGCAATATGTTATTTGGTTGTGCGATGCTTTAGACGGGAAAAGAATTATTCCTGGGGGTAAATAGTAATGGCTACAATTATAATTGACCAAGACTGGCGTATCACATCTGATGATCGCAATTGGATACTGCAGCAGCGTAAGGTCGTGCAAAAGACTGATAATGTAGAAAATATAGGGAAAGAAGTATGGGTGAACGATGGTTATTATCCAACGTTATCATCAACTGCTAGGGGGTTAGTAGAAAAAGCAATTAAGGTACCCGAAGATTTACAAGGGGTGGTAGCTAAAATAGATGATTTAAACTATGCTATTAATCAAAAATTTGACGGTATGAGCGCTACTGATTTTCCAAGTGACGTGAAAGGTGAACCGGATATAAAAATAGATGAGGAAGATGATTTATTGTCTTAAAAAGAGGTGGTTAATGTTGCTATGAATATACAATCGAAGTCAACCCCTCCGAACTTAAAATATGATGGAAAGATAGCCATTGCAGTAGGACGTAGTCGCAAAGCCACTGAATGGAAAAACCGCGAAATGCAATGGTCTGATTTAGTAGACAAGCTTAGAGATACAACGCGAACCCGGGAAACTGTTGAGGAATATAAAAAACTACCTAAAAGCCAGCAAGATGAGATTAAAGATGTGGGCGGGTTTGTTGGGGGAACATTAAAAGGAGGGCGCCGAACAGCTGTAAATGTTGCTTGGCGCCAAATTGTAACACTGGATGCCGATTTTGCAGGTCCTGATTTTTGGCCTACAGCAACACTGATTGTTGGTGATGCATCCGCTTTAGTGTATAGTACCCACAAGCATGAACCTGTTGCTGGTAAATGTAGATTGCGATTAGTGTTCCCTTTAAATCGTCCTGTGAATCCGGATGAATATCAAGCGATTGCAAGACGTATTGCAGCAGACATTAGTATTGATTTATTTGACTCAACAACCTATGAACCTCATCGACTCATGTACTGGCCTTCTACTCCTACAGACGGAGAATTCCTTTTTGAATTTCAAGATGGTCCTTGGATGGATGCTGACGAAGTACTTGCTAGGTATGATGATTGGCGAGATCAAGCATTATGGCCGGAACCTGCGAAGGCTGAAAAAGATCGGAAACGATTAGCTGATAAACAAGGAGACCCATTACTAAAGCCTGGTGTAATCGGAGCCTTTTGCCGTACCTACTCAGTGGTTGACGTATTAGAACAATTTCTAAGTGATGTATACGAGCCCTGCGCTACAGAAGGGCGTTATACATATAAAGAAGGTACTGCTTCAGGTGGTTTAATTCTATACGAAGATAAATTCGCCTTTAGCCATCATGGTACAGATCCAATCAGCGGTAAGTTAGTGAATGCTTTTGATTTATACAGGCTGCATAAGTTTGGTGAGTTAGACGAAGCCGCAGAGCCTGGTACTCCAGTATCACGTTTACCTTCCTATTTAGCTATGATCGAATATTCTACTAAAGATAGTAGTGTAAAGCGAACTTTAGGCGAAGAACGGCTGGCAGAAGCAAACGCAGATTTCGACGTTGTCACAGATAATAACTGGTTAGAAAAATTAGAAGTAAATAAAACTGGCCAATATATATCAACTGCTCATAATGTAATTTTGATCTTAAGCCATGATCCAAATGTAGCCGGCAAGATTGCCCTCGATGATTTTGCTCATAGAATCGTTATTAAAGATGATTTACCTTGGCGTAAGCTTGATCGGGGTAGTTTTTGGAGTGATGCGGACGATTCCGGTCTTAGAAATTATCTAAGTAAAGTCTACACTATCAAAGGTCAGGGAATCATTATTGACGCACTTAGTGAAGTATTATTAAAAAATGCGTATCATCCCGTGCGAGAGTATTTAACGGGTTTAGAGTGGGATGGGATAGAACGTATTGACTCACTACTAATTGATTACTTAGGGGCTATAGATTCGCCTTATACGAGGGCTGTAACTAGAAAGATGTTAGTTGCTGCTGTAGCTAGAGCCTCAGTGCCAGGAATCAAGTTTGATAATGTACTAGTTATGGTTGGACCGCAAGGGGTTGGGAAGAGCTATATATTAAAATTACTAGGGCAGAAGTGGCATTCTGATTCCATTAATACTGTAATAGGTAAAGAAGCCTTTGAACAATTACAAGGGGCTTGGTTAATAGAACTAGCGGAATTGTCAGCGACTAGAAAGGCTGAGGCTGAAGCCGTAAAGCATTTTATTAGTAAGCAAGAAGATGCTTATAGGGTGGCCTACGGTCGCCAAATATCTGTATTTCCACGTCAATGCGTGTTCTTCGGGACTACCAACGATAC
This region of Pelosinus sp. IPA-1 genomic DNA includes:
- a CDS encoding PcfJ domain-containing protein; protein product: MIISEVVIPQMFTAYAEHIGWVQNQLNHTQYFCEECDQAFASAWGLSPGMNGSWRGNHFYCPHCGKQHSKHVANIKRHEECPYKVRLSLKTFKDLVILEVHYESVYFDDVFGVRGRKNGRETFRFDIAKQTATFSSRYGKGSGEVIDISNPFELNVFKESVLRFFTADSLAINNQKSELVGLLKELREAVQRRMEKRYKVKSLFVSSGTLRGMFLVPLQNIAFRVTFPDAPNLPAVYRDRIADINTLWEKHRISNYSFMQDARELARKGTDFITAVITATSLPNTAVVRREIRQNFFECGRLVASFDLVKNYDYALRFHAGIKPLLDAAQGTFYNRDLFEFLGDMLNIYGESGLVALVESADEVNIRDCIRLYDQLNDESRQAIQTERVRPRDLHDWMAKCHRRQIHTNVALDVPNHIINRLSMQKDKLKFFLPKESIELLEAGAELHNCVASYGTAMKNHKKWIVLVADDKGKLAACLEVEGNALVQAKLINNQRVSRDEKLNSEVVAWANNANIEINTSDVHVTTEDIAIAAVG
- a CDS encoding DUF3310 domain-containing protein, with amino-acid sequence MNKQTGSTEEAKHYIAGTLQQIEIQQENLSPEQFIGFLRGNALKYLIRMGRKNSTREDAGKAKQYVIWLCDALDGKRIIPGGK
- a CDS encoding virulence-associated E family protein, with the translated sequence MNIQSKSTPPNLKYDGKIAIAVGRSRKATEWKNREMQWSDLVDKLRDTTRTRETVEEYKKLPKSQQDEIKDVGGFVGGTLKGGRRTAVNVAWRQIVTLDADFAGPDFWPTATLIVGDASALVYSTHKHEPVAGKCRLRLVFPLNRPVNPDEYQAIARRIAADISIDLFDSTTYEPHRLMYWPSTPTDGEFLFEFQDGPWMDADEVLARYDDWRDQALWPEPAKAEKDRKRLADKQGDPLLKPGVIGAFCRTYSVVDVLEQFLSDVYEPCATEGRYTYKEGTASGGLILYEDKFAFSHHGTDPISGKLVNAFDLYRLHKFGELDEAAEPGTPVSRLPSYLAMIEYSTKDSSVKRTLGEERLAEANADFDVVTDNNWLEKLEVNKTGQYISTAHNVILILSHDPNVAGKIALDDFAHRIVIKDDLPWRKLDRGSFWSDADDSGLRNYLSKVYTIKGQGIIIDALSEVLLKNAYHPVREYLTGLEWDGIERIDSLLIDYLGAIDSPYTRAVTRKMLVAAVARASVPGIKFDNVLVMVGPQGVGKSYILKLLGQKWHSDSINTVIGKEAFEQLQGAWLIELAELSATRKAEAEAVKHFISKQEDAYRVAYGRQISVFPRQCVFFGTTNDTLFLRDKTGNRRFWPVEVGGAERTKNLWKDMTKHEINQIWAEAVDAWQSGETLYLGTEMEQQALEVQDKHVEESPMAGVVREYLDRLLPDTWEQMDIAARRNFIHNRDFGEAMEGTEQRQRVCVMEIWVELYEGSTKQLTNMASREINDILKKTKGWRPHVSANGTLRFGNLYGRQRAFIRI